The window GCGGACGGCCAACCACGGACCACCGGTCCGGGGACGACGCGGCCGTTCCCCCGCGCGCCGCGCCCCGCCAGTGTGGCGGACGACGGACCGAACGACACGGACCGGACGACGCAGGCGCGGACGGACCGAACACCCGAAGGGACCGAAGACATGAGCATCCTCGTCACCGGCGGCACCGGCAACACCGGCCGCCCCCTCACCGAGACGCTGCGGGCCCGAGGCGCGCACGTGCGCGTGGCCAGCCGCGGGCCGGGGCCCGGCGGCGTGCCCTTCGACTGGGCTGACCCCGACACCCACGCCCGGGCACTCGACGGGGCGCGGGCCCTGTACCTGGTGCCGCCGCCGATGACCCTGGACCCCATGCCGGCGGCCGGACCGTTCCTGGCGGCGGCCCGGGCCGCCGGGGTGCGGCGCGTGGTGCTGCTCGGCTCGCTGGCGCGACTGTCCGGGGCCCCGGGCGTCGCGGAGCTGGGCGAGGCCGTGCGGTCCTTCCCGGAGTGGGCGGTGCTGCGTCCGTCGGGGTTCATGCAGAACTTCACCGGGGCGCACCCGGTGGCGGCGGGCATCCGCGAGCGCGGCGAGATCCGCTCGGCGACGGGCGAGGGGAAGCTGGGGTGGATCGACGCCGCCGACATCGCGGCCGTCGCGGCACAGCTGCTCCTGGCGCCGGGGCCGGTGGCCGGCGAGCACGTGCTCACCGGCCCGGAGTCGTTCGGGTACGCGCGGGCGGCGGCGGTCATCGCCGAGGCCACCGGTCGGCCGGTGCGCCACACGCCCGCCCCGGCGGCCGAGCTGGTCCGGCGCAACCTGGACGCGGGCATGTCCGAGCCCTTCGCCTCGGCGCTGGTCCGGGTGGACGCCGACATCGCCGGGGGCAGCGAGGACCTCGTCACGGACACGGTCCACCGCCTGACCGGCCGCCCGCCCCGCACCTTCGCCGACTTCGTCCGTGCCCGTCCGCGGGAGTGGTCCGCCGCGTGATCGGCCGGGCGGGCCCGCCCGCTGGTCGGCGGTGCGGGGCCGTCACCCGTTCCCGGGTCCGGCCCGGCACTGTCCGGGCCCTGTCCCGGCACGCGGACCGGCGCCCCCGTGTTCCCCCTCGTCCGCCGAGGTGAGGCGGGGGCACCGCACCCGGGGCACTGGTGTACGTTCTCTGACGTAGTCGTGGCTGGTCGCAGGCCGGTGCCGGGAAGGAGCTCCCGGCACCGGAGTCCCGCCAGTGCCGGTTGCGGTGAGACCTGTCCAGCCCGTCGAACGGATATGAGTGTCTCCGGCCCCGCCCGCGGAGGGCGGTTCCTCGTGGGCGTGGCAGGTACACACCGGACATGCCCGACCCTCGGCCTGGGGGTGTGCGAAGGTCCGTCGGACAAGGAGACGCTGTGGACGAGGATTCCGGTACGTACAGCGATTCGACCGGTGTGTCAGGTCAACACCGGCTCCTCGCGGAGGCGCTGGACAGCCTGAGCGCGGGTGTGTACGCCGTCGACGAGAGGGAGCGGATCGTCGCGGTCAACGCCACCGCCCTGCGACTGCTGGCCCGTTCGGCGGACGAGACGCTCGGGCAGGACCTCCGGTCGTTGCACCGGGACGCCCGGGGGCAGGCGGTCGTCAGGGAGGCACGCGACGCCTCCCAGGGGGCGCCGTCCGGTTCCCTCTCCCGCGCGGGGGAGTCCTGGTTCCAGCGCGGCGACGGCACGCTCCTCCCCGTGTCGTGGTCCGCCGTGCCCTGTAAGCCCGACGGTTCCCAGGTCACGGAGCTGGTCTTCTTCCAGGCCGTCGAGCAGGACGAGGGGACCCCCGGGCGCTCCACCCCTTCCCGACGGACACTGTCGGAGACGGAGCGGCTGGCCCTGCTGGCCGACACCACCGCACACCTGATCAACAACGTCGACGTGGAGAAGTCCCTGCTCCGGGTGGTGGAGCTGATGCTTCCACGACTCGCGGACTGGGCGATCATCGACCTGATCACCGAAGGCGACGAGGTGTCCCGCTCCCTGGTGGTCCAGGCGGACCAGGGCAGGACCACGGTGCGCGAGGACCTCCAGGGACCGATGCCCCCGGTGCCCCCGACCTCCAGCATGCCCCTGTCCAAAGCCCTGCGAGGCGCCGCCTCCACCCTCGTCAAGCGTGAGATCTACTCCGGTCCGCCCGACACGGGTATCGCGGTGGAGCAGCGCAGGCTGTTCGAGGCGACGGGCATCAACACCGCGGCCATCGCCCCCATCCGCGGGCCCCGGGAGGTGCTGGGCGCCGTGACCCTGGGGCGCACGGGCTCCCAGCACCCCTTCGCCCGCGACGATCTCGCCCTTCTGGAGGACATCGCCCGACGCATCGGCCTGGCCCTGGAGAACGCGCGCCACTACCAGCGCCAGCGCCAGGTCGCCGAGACCATGCAGCGCTACCTGCTGCCCCAGCTCCCCCGGCTGGCGGGAGCGGAGATGACCGCCCGGTACCTGCCCGCACCAGACGTCTCGCACGTGGGCGGTGACTGGTACGACGCCTTCCCCCTGCCCCGCGGCGACACGGCCCTGGTCATCGGCGACGTCGTCGGCCACGACCTGGACGCGGCGGCCGGGATGGCCCAGCTCCGCAACATGCTCCGGGCCTACACCTGGGCACAGGAGCAGTCCCCCCACCGCACGCTGGAGCGCATGGACCAGGCCCTGGAGCACATCAGCGACGTCTACATGGCGACCCTCGTCCTGGCCCACCTGACGGTCGACGAGGCCGGACGGTGGGAACTGCTGTGGTCGAGCGCCGGCCACCCCCCGCCCCTGCTCGTCCACCACGACGGCATCGCCCACTACCTGGAGGAGGGGAGCGGGGTCCTGCTCGGCACGGGGATGGCGCGGCCGCGCGCCGACGCGCGCATCGCCCTGCCGCCCGGGTCCACGCTCGTGTTCTACACGGACGGCCTGGTCGAAGCCCGGGGGCAGTCACTGGACACGGGCCTCAGACGTATGCGCCAGCACGCGGCCTCCCTCGCGCACCGCCCCCTGAACTCCTTCGCCGACCAGCTGCTGGAGCGCGCACGGCCGAGAAGCAACGACGACGACGCCGCCCTGCTCGTCATCCGTATTCCGGCGGACGCGACCGACGGCTGAAGCGACGGCCGCCCGCGGGCTCCACCCTCCGGGCGGTGACGCCGGAGACCATCCCGGGGCGCGCGACCACGGCCCGTAAGCGCCCGGCCCGCTGGAGAGGTCCGCCACCGGTTATAGGTAGACTGGTCTACCTAGTCCGATAGCGGAGGTGCACCATGGCGCAGGTCGAGGAGGCCCGGCCGCGTGCGGGATCGGCCAGGGAGAAGCTGCTCGGCGCGGCGGCGCGGCTGTTCTACGCCCACGGCATGACCGCCACCGGCATCGACGCGGTCACCGCCGAGGCCGGCGTGGCCAAGATGAGCCTGTACAACAACTTCTCCTCCAAGGAGGAGCTGACGCTGGCCTACCTCCAGGAACGGCACCGGGAGTGGCTCGACCTGTACCGGCGCCGACTGGAGGAGGCCCACACCCCCCGGGAGGGGGTACTGGCGGTGTTCGACGCCTACGTCGACCACGCCTCGGCCGCCTACGAGCACGGGTTCCGCGGCTGCGGGCTGCTCAACGCCGCGGCCGAACTCCCCGCGGGCGCACCGGGCAGGGAGCGGGTGCGCGAGCACAAGGAGCAGGTCGAGGCGCTCGTGGCCGGGCACCTGGAGCAGATCACCGACCCCGACACGGCGGCGCGCACCGCCCGGCACTGCTCGTTCCTGCTGGAGGGCTCCATGGCCCGGGCCGGACTGGAGGGAGCGCCGGACCGGCTCCTGGAGGCACGCGCGATCGCCGCGGCCCTGGTGGACGCGCTGTGAACCGCCACCGGACGCTGGGCATCGCGGCCATCACGGTCACCTCCGTCCTGTGGGGCACGACCGGCACCGCCGCCACCTTCGCCCCGCAGGCCGGGCCCCTGGCCATCGGCTCGGCCGCCCTGGGGATCGGCGGCCTGCTCCAGGCGCTGATCGCCCTGCCCGCGCTGGCGGCGGCCCGCCCCCGGCTGCGGGAGAACCTGCCCCTGGTGGCGGTGGGAGCCCTGGCCGTGGGCGTCTACCCCCTGGCGTTCTACGGCTCGATGCACCTGGCGGGGGTGGCGGTGGGCACCGTGGTGTCCCTGGCGTCGGCACCGCTGGCCTCCGGCCTGTTGGAACTGGTGGTCCAGCGCACACCGCTGAGCCGGTGGTGGATGCTGGCCGCGGCGGTGGGCATCGTCGGCGGCGTGCTGCTGTGCGTGTCGAACACGGCCGCCCCCGCCGCCTCGCCCGGCGGGACCGCGGCCGGTGTCGCGCTCGGGCTGGTGGCGGGCCTCACCTACGCCGCGTTCTCCTGGGCGGCGCACACCCTCATGGGGCGCGGCGTCGACCGGGCGGCGTCCATGGGGGCGGTCTTCGGCTGCGGCGGCGTGCTGCTGATGCCGGTGCTCCTGCTCACCGGCGCCCCCCTCCTGGCCTCCGCGCAGGCCTTCACGGTGGCCGCCTACATGGCGCTGGTGCCCATGTTCCTGGGCTACCTCTTCTTCGGCTTCGGCCTGACCCGGGTCTCGGCGAGCACGGCCACCACGGTCACGCTGAGCGAACCCGCGGTCGCGGCGCTCCTGGCGGTCCTGGTCGTCGGGGAGGCGCTGACCGGTGCGGGGTGGTTCGGGCTGGGGCTCATCGCCCTGGTCCCGGTCACGCTCGCCCTGGCACCGGCCTCCGGCCCGGGAACGCCGCCCGTGGAACCGGCCCGTGCGGCGGGCACACCCGCGAACGCGGACCGCGAACCGGCGTGAGCGCCGGGTCGCGGGGCCTCACGGCGCCAGGGAGGCGATACCGCCGGTCTCCAGGGCGACCCAGACCGTTCCGTCCGCGGTGACCGCGACGCCGTGGGGTTCGCGGGAGGGCGCGGGCAGGTCGAACAGGTCGATGTCGCCCCCCGCCGTGATGTGCCCGACGCGGTTCGCGCCCCACTCGGTGAACCAGCAGCCCCCTTCGGGGTCCGCGGTGATGGCGTGGGGGCGTGAGTCGCGCCGGGGGAGGGGGAACTCCCGGATGCGTCCGTCCGTGGTGAGGCGGCCGATCTGGCCCGCGGCGATCTCCACGAACCACAGGGCGCCGTCCGGACCCGCGGTGATACCGACGGGTCCCGCCTGGCCGGTCGGGAGGGGATGAAGGGTCACGTCCCCGCCGACGGTGACGCGGCCGACGGCGTCGGCCTGGTTGAGGGTGAAGTACAGGGCTCCGTCGGGCCCGGAGGCGATGAACGACGGGAACCCTCCCCTCGTCGGCAGGGGGAACTCGGTGACCTCCCCGTCGGTGGTGATACGGCCGATGCGGTCGGCGTTCATCTCGGTGAACCACAGTGCCCCGTCGGGCCCGGCCGTGATGCCGAAGGGCTGGGCGCCAGGGGTCGGCAGCGCGAAGGAGTCGGCCTTCCCGTCCGCGGTGATGCGGCCGATCCTGTCGTCCTTGGTACGGGTGAACCAGAGCGCGTGGTCGGGGCCCGTGGTGATGAGCGAGGGCGCGCACGCGGTGGAGTCCAGCGGGTACACGGTCGTGGAGCCGTCCGGTGTCATACGGGCGATCCGGCCGTGGTGGACGAGCGTGACCCACAGCGAACCGTCGGTCCCGGCGGTGATGCCGTACGGGCCGGAGCCCTGCGCGGCCACGGGGTACTCGCGTACGGAACGCTGCTGGAGGCGGTGTGTCACAGGTGTTCTCCGGTTATGCGGTGGGTCGGGCGCGCACGACGTCCCAGATGACGCGGGCGAGTTCCTCCGGGCGGGCCATGGGCACGTTGTGGTGTGTGCGCATCTCCACGAGTGTGCGTTCCGGGCGTGCGGCGACGAGGGCCCGTACCTCGTCGCGGCGCGCGGCGTAGAAGCCCCCGTCGGGAAGGACGACCGTGAGCGGGCAGGTGAGGCGCTCGTAGACGTCCACGCTGGGGTAGACGGCCGCGTCCGGCGCGGGGGCGCTGATCACCGCGATCTGCTCGGCGGTCGGACGCCGCAGCCACGTGTGCTGGTCCCTGCTGAAGGAGCGCTCCAGCACGCCGCGCACCAGGCCGGGGCGGCAGTCCCGGTTGAGTTCGTCCCCGGGGGCCTCCCGCACACCGCGCTCGATGTACTCGCGCGCCTGTTCCGGGGTGGCGGCCCACCCGTAGCCGAACCGGGCGCGCACCCGCTCCATCGCCTCGGGCGTGGTCCAGCGTTCCTGGTTGGCCACGGCCTGCTCCCGGGTGTCCAGGACGAGCCCGTCGACGACGCACACCGCGGCGGGGCGGACCAGCCCGCTGGCGGCCACGGCGGTGACGGCGTAACCGCCCAGCGAGTGCCCGACCAGGACGGGGTCCTCCCAGCCGAGGGCCCGGACCGCGCCGGCGAGGTCGCGCCAGTACTGCTCCGCGTCGTGGGAGTCGGCCCTGGTCCGGCCGTGTCCGCGCAGGTCGACGGCGACGACCCGGCAGCGGTCGGTCAGACGGGCCGCCACGTCCGTCCAGGCGGCCGCGTTGTGCCCGCTGCCGTGAACGAGGAGGACCGGGGCGCCCGCGCCGCCGAAGTCCAGCGCGGCCAGGGCCTCGTGGCCGAGGTCGAGTGTGGTCTCTCGGGTCTGCACCGGATCATCCTGGGCCCGGTGCGTCCCGGCCGCAACCGTATTTCCCGTGTCGCGGCGCGGACCGCTGGCTGCGGGGCTGACGGGTGGGCGAGAGCGCCTCCAGCGGGGCCGCCGAGGCCACGGGCGGGCGGAGCGCACTGTTATGTTGTCGATCGCGAATCCGACTTTCCTCCCCTCCCGGGCCCTGGAGTCGGGCACGAGTGCGGTGAGGAACGAGGACTGCAGGTGGAGAACGAGTCTCGGGTCACCAGCCGAGTCCGTCCGGAGACGGTGAGCTGGGTTGGTTTGGGGCTGGTCAGCGGCGGAATCCTGCTCGCGGCCGTCGACATGGTGCGATTTCCTCTCATGGAAGAGGAGTTGACGACTCCCGACGGCGGCCTCTGGTGGCTGGCGGCCGTGCTCCTCGGCGCGATCGTGCTCTGCGTCGTGTTGCGGCGCGACGCATGGGAACGCCAAGCCGGACCAGCCACACGCCTCGACCGGACCCGCGCGGTGCTCCTTCTGGTCGTGATCGTGTTGTTGCTGTACGTGGCCTACACCGCCTTCTCGCCGATGGCGTTCTCCTGGACAGCGGAGAACCCGCGGTTCTACTTTCCCGATGCGGCCGGAGTCTCCCTGTGGACGGCAACCCTGGCGATCACCCTCGGCGCGATACTGATGGCGGCCACAGCCCACCAGCCGAGGCTTCGGCCCCTGCCCGGTTCCGTGCCGCCCATGGCCGGAGGACTGGTCCTGGTGCTGCTGTTGGAGTTCGGGCTGGGTGCCGCGACCCTGTACCAGCCGACGGAGCACACGGTCGCCGACGCCTTCCCGGACACACCTGCCCCGGTGCCGGGCGACGTCAGCGAGGTCGGTTGGGAGTGGGAGGTACCGCAGGACGTGTCCGTGCGGGGCGTGGAGCCTGGACCGTTCGGCCCGCTCCTGACGCTTGAGGACGGTGTCGTCGCCCTGGACGGCTCCTCCGGCGAGGTGCTGTGGAGCTACCGGCACCCCTACAACAGTTGGGTGCGCGTTGTGATCTCCGACGGTGGAACGCGGGCGCTCGTCACCCGACAGCCTGTCGCGGACCGATCGGGTGATCATCACGTCACCGAGATCGACACCGTTACCGGAGGGATCCTTCGCGAGTTCACCGTGCCGCCGCTGCTTGAGGAAGGCGAGGACGAGGAGACCCGCGTCGACTTCCTCGCGGGCACGTCCGAGGTGAGCCTCTACTCCTGGCGGGACACCACTGAGGAA is drawn from Nocardiopsis dassonvillei subsp. dassonvillei DSM 43111 and contains these coding sequences:
- a CDS encoding SpoIIE family protein phosphatase; this encodes MSGQHRLLAEALDSLSAGVYAVDERERIVAVNATALRLLARSADETLGQDLRSLHRDARGQAVVREARDASQGAPSGSLSRAGESWFQRGDGTLLPVSWSAVPCKPDGSQVTELVFFQAVEQDEGTPGRSTPSRRTLSETERLALLADTTAHLINNVDVEKSLLRVVELMLPRLADWAIIDLITEGDEVSRSLVVQADQGRTTVREDLQGPMPPVPPTSSMPLSKALRGAASTLVKREIYSGPPDTGIAVEQRRLFEATGINTAAIAPIRGPREVLGAVTLGRTGSQHPFARDDLALLEDIARRIGLALENARHYQRQRQVAETMQRYLLPQLPRLAGAEMTARYLPAPDVSHVGGDWYDAFPLPRGDTALVIGDVVGHDLDAAAGMAQLRNMLRAYTWAQEQSPHRTLERMDQALEHISDVYMATLVLAHLTVDEAGRWELLWSSAGHPPPLLVHHDGIAHYLEEGSGVLLGTGMARPRADARIALPPGSTLVFYTDGLVEARGQSLDTGLRRMRQHAASLAHRPLNSFADQLLERARPRSNDDDAALLVIRIPADATDG
- a CDS encoding TetR/AcrR family transcriptional regulator: MAQVEEARPRAGSAREKLLGAAARLFYAHGMTATGIDAVTAEAGVAKMSLYNNFSSKEELTLAYLQERHREWLDLYRRRLEEAHTPREGVLAVFDAYVDHASAAYEHGFRGCGLLNAAAELPAGAPGRERVREHKEQVEALVAGHLEQITDPDTAARTARHCSFLLEGSMARAGLEGAPDRLLEARAIAAALVDAL
- a CDS encoding alpha/beta fold hydrolase, whose amino-acid sequence is MQTRETTLDLGHEALAALDFGGAGAPVLLVHGSGHNAAAWTDVAARLTDRCRVVAVDLRGHGRTRADSHDAEQYWRDLAGAVRALGWEDPVLVGHSLGGYAVTAVAASGLVRPAAVCVVDGLVLDTREQAVANQERWTTPEAMERVRARFGYGWAATPEQAREYIERGVREAPGDELNRDCRPGLVRGVLERSFSRDQHTWLRRPTAEQIAVISAPAPDAAVYPSVDVYERLTCPLTVVLPDGGFYAARRDEVRALVAARPERTLVEMRTHHNVPMARPEELARVIWDVVRARPTA
- a CDS encoding Vgb family protein, producing the protein MTHRLQQRSVREYPVAAQGSGPYGITAGTDGSLWVTLVHHGRIARMTPDGSTTVYPLDSTACAPSLITTGPDHALWFTRTKDDRIGRITADGKADSFALPTPGAQPFGITAGPDGALWFTEMNADRIGRITTDGEVTEFPLPTRGGFPSFIASGPDGALYFTLNQADAVGRVTVGGDVTLHPLPTGQAGPVGITAGPDGALWFVEIAAGQIGRLTTDGRIREFPLPRRDSRPHAITADPEGGCWFTEWGANRVGHITAGGDIDLFDLPAPSREPHGVAVTADGTVWVALETGGIASLAP
- a CDS encoding EamA family transporter — translated: MNRHRTLGIAAITVTSVLWGTTGTAATFAPQAGPLAIGSAALGIGGLLQALIALPALAAARPRLRENLPLVAVGALAVGVYPLAFYGSMHLAGVAVGTVVSLASAPLASGLLELVVQRTPLSRWWMLAAAVGIVGGVLLCVSNTAAPAASPGGTAAGVALGLVAGLTYAAFSWAAHTLMGRGVDRAASMGAVFGCGGVLLMPVLLLTGAPLLASAQAFTVAAYMALVPMFLGYLFFGFGLTRVSASTATTVTLSEPAVAALLAVLVVGEALTGAGWFGLGLIALVPVTLALAPASGPGTPPVEPARAAGTPANADREPA
- a CDS encoding Rossmann-fold NAD(P)-binding domain-containing protein translates to MSILVTGGTGNTGRPLTETLRARGAHVRVASRGPGPGGVPFDWADPDTHARALDGARALYLVPPPMTLDPMPAAGPFLAAARAAGVRRVVLLGSLARLSGAPGVAELGEAVRSFPEWAVLRPSGFMQNFTGAHPVAAGIRERGEIRSATGEGKLGWIDAADIAAVAAQLLLAPGPVAGEHVLTGPESFGYARAAAVIAEATGRPVRHTPAPAAELVRRNLDAGMSEPFASALVRVDADIAGGSEDLVTDTVHRLTGRPPRTFADFVRARPREWSAA